A window of the Zeugodacus cucurbitae isolate PBARC_wt_2022May chromosome 4, idZeuCucr1.2, whole genome shotgun sequence genome harbors these coding sequences:
- the LOC105221044 gene encoding phosphomannomutase, protein MTTANLQRDELLLLFDVDGTLTYPRTNIQPEFEGFLYSKVKPRANIATVGGSDLEKMFEQLNGKKILEEFDFLFPENGLVQIDHGKEAGKQNIIQHLGEPTLKRFINFVLHYLSELDLPIKRGTFIEFRNGMLNICPMGRQCTRSERNMFVEYEKKHNVREDMIKILQKEFADVDLQYSIGGQISFDVFPKGWDKTYALRYIEANYKFKEIHFFGDKTEPGGNDYEIFIDPRVISHKVATPEDTRRILTELLQISNS, encoded by the coding sequence ATGACGACAGCGAATTTACAAAGAGATgaacttttattactttttgatGTTGATGGTACATTGACCTATCCTCGCACCAATATACAACCGGAATTTGAAGGATTCCTCTACTCAAAGGTGAAACCGCGAGCTAACATTGCAACTGTGGGCGGTTCTGATTTGGAAAAAATGTTTGAACAattaaatggtaaaaaaatacttgaggaATTTGATTTCCTCTTCCCAGAAAATGGTTTGGTGCAAATTGATCATGGGAAGGAAGCtggaaaacaaaatataattcaacACCTTGGCGAACCAACTTTGAAACGGTTTATTAATTTCGTACTTCATTATTTGTCTGAGTTGGATTTGCCAATTAAGCGTGGCACCTTCATAGAGTTTAGAAACGGTATGCTGAATATTTGTCCAATGGGTAGACAATGTACGCGTTCGGAACGTAATATGTTCGTTGAATATGAAAAGAAACATAATGTTCGTGAAGATATGattaaaatacttcaaaaagAATTTGCTGATGTCGATCTACAGTACAGTATTGGTGGCCAAATTAGTTTTGACGTATTTCCCAAAGGTTGGGATAAAACTTATGCTTTGCGTTATATTGAGGCCAATTACAAgtttaaagaaatacatttctTCGGTGATAAGACCGAACCTGGTGgtaatgattatgaaattttcattgaTCCACGTGTGATATCGCATAAAGTAGCCACGCCTGAGGACACGCGTCGTATACTTACAGAATTGCTGCAAATATCCAATTCCTAA
- the LOC105221043 gene encoding kelch domain-containing protein 4: protein MGKKDKNKKKGKGAEKTAMKTDKKLAAKQKRMLEKLGETDIAEVVAKLEAEEARRKTVTEEICPPPTSRSNFTFVAHPEKDELILFGGEFYNGQRVCVYNDLFFYNIAKNEWKQVKSPAGPAPRSGHQMVAVASDGGQLWVFGGEHASPSQLQFYHYKDLWVMRMKTRTWEKVNAPNGPSARSGHRMVANKKRLFIFGGFHDNNQSYRYFNDVHVFSLETYVWLKIDVSGAIVPAPRSGCCMAACPDGKVLIWGGYSKAAIKKDADRGVAHTDMFSLVPDKTNPNDKFKWVTVKPGGYRPLPRSSVSCATAANGKSYCFGGVMDVDEDEEDIKGQFGEELLSLDLATQTWRLLEICKKEKNANKKNKDPTTPDVEMEVGSNSTGTTTTDGIFTVTVAGPSAGSSVSLPKVPSLFPNRRPKNVPSPRMNSGICVSKGVLYVYGGLYEEDNKQYTFNDFYALDLHKLDEWKSIISNDMNAHEWVDSESSDSDEDDSGESDSDSDDDDSDGMETD from the exons TGGTAGCCAAGTTAGAGGCCGAGGAAGCGCGTCGTAAAACCGTCACAGAAGAGATATGTCCACCACCAACGTCACGTTCGAATTTCACATTTGTTGCTCATCCTGAAAAAGACGAGCTCATACTTTTTGGTGGGGAATTCTATAATGGTCAACGCGTTTGTGTTTACAATGATTTGTTCTTCTATAATATTGCGAAAAACGAATGGAAGCAAGTGAAATCACCCGCAGGACCCGCACCACGTAGCGGACATCAAATGGTGGCAGTGGCTTCTGACGGCGGCCAATTATGG gtttTCGGTGGTGAGCATGCAAGTCCTTCGCAACTACAATTCTATCATTACAAAGATCTTTGGGTGATGCGTATGAAAACGCGTACATGGGAAAAAGTGAATGCGCCAAATGGACCGAGCGCACGTAGCGGTCATAGAATGGTTGCCAATAAAAAACggctttttatttttggtggTTTTCACGATAATAATCAGTCATATCGATATTTTAATGATGTACACGTATTTTCCTTGGAAACGTATGTTTGGTTGAAGATCGACGTGAGTGGTGCAATCGTACCAGCACCTCGTTCCGGTTGTTGTATGGCTGCTTGTCCAGATGGAAAAGTGCTTATATGGGGTGGTTATTCAAAGGCAGCAATCAAGAAAGATGCAGATCGCGGTGTTGCACACACAGACATGTTTTCGCTTGTGCCTGATA AGACCAACCCCAACGATAAATTTAAATGGGTCACAGTAAAACCTGGCGGTTATAGACCACTTCCACGAAGTAGTGTTAGTTGTGCGACAGCTGCCAATGGTAAGTCGTACTGTTTTGGTGGAGTCATGGACGTTGATGAAGATGAGGAAGATATCAAAGGACAGTTTGGCGAGGAGCTTTTATCATTGGACTTAGCTACGCAAACCTGGCGATTattagaaatatgtaaaaaagaaaagaacgccaacaagaaaaacaaagatCCAACGACACCGGATGTCGAAATGGAAGTCGGTTCAAACTCGACTGGAACCACAACTACAGATGGAATATTTACCGTCACGGTGGCAGGTCCGAGTGCGGGCAGTAGTGTATCTTTACCAAAAGTGCCTAGTTTGTTTCCAAATAGACGACCGAAGAATGTGCCTTCACCGCGCATGAACTCGGGAATATGTGTATCTAAAGGTGTACTCTACGTTTACGGTGGATTGTATGAAGAAGACAACAAGCAATATACATTCAATGATTTTTATGCATTGGATTTGCATAAATTAGATGAATGGAAATCTATCATTTCCAATGATATGAATGCTCATGAGTGGGTTGACAGCGAAAGTAGCGATTCGGATGAGGATGATAGCGGTGAAAGTGACAGCGACAGTGATGACGATGATAGTGATGGAATGGAAACTGACTAA